From the genome of Planctomycetota bacterium, one region includes:
- a CDS encoding lysophospholipid acyltransferase family protein → MRWWWSFCRMLIRVGGAAVWQLRAVGVENIPKAGGALLAANHQSYLDPPLVAACLPREMHFMARRSLFRNPLFRALIVRCNAFPIERDTADVKGVKEAIARLEAGHLLLVFPEGTRTRDGSIGRMKPGVGILAERAAVPIVPVLIDGAHEAWPKGRLLPRPGRIRVVFGRPFRPELEKTGTIGDRIRDALVRLKGETTGCPTASS, encoded by the coding sequence ATGCGCTGGTGGTGGTCGTTCTGCCGGATGCTGATCCGGGTGGGCGGCGCCGCCGTGTGGCAGCTGCGCGCCGTGGGGGTGGAGAACATCCCGAAAGCCGGCGGCGCGCTCCTGGCGGCCAACCACCAGAGCTACCTGGACCCGCCCCTCGTCGCGGCGTGCCTCCCCCGGGAGATGCACTTCATGGCGAGGCGGTCGCTCTTTCGAAACCCGCTGTTTCGGGCCTTAATCGTCCGTTGCAACGCCTTTCCGATCGAACGGGACACGGCGGACGTGAAGGGGGTGAAAGAAGCCATCGCGAGGCTCGAAGCGGGTCATCTCCTTCTGGTTTTTCCGGAAGGCACGCGGACCCGGGACGGCTCCATCGGGCGGATGAAGCCCGGTGTCGGCATCCTCGCCGAGCGCGCCGCCGTTCCCATTGTCCCGGTCCTCATCGACGGCGCGCATGAGGCGTGGCCGAAGGGACGGCTCCTGCCCCGCCCGGGCCGGATCCGCGTGGTCTTCGGCCGTCCGTTCCGACCCGAACTCGAGAAGACCGGGACGATCGGCGACCGCATCCGCGACGCCCTCGTCCGCTTGAAAGGAGAAACGACCGGATGTCCAACCGCAAGCTCGTGA
- the cmk gene encoding (d)CMP kinase: MSTPLIVTIDGPAGAGKSTVAREVARRLGLRYLDTGAMYRAVAWKARRLGLSDPRDVARMIAGTRIDVREDGRVFCDGQDVTLEIRSPEITAAVRPIADAPECRAELVRMQREAGRGGGLVTEGRDQGSVVFPDAPHKFYLDASVEERARRRWRELGGDFDEIRRAIERRDAEDRARPVGALVCPPGARVIDTSALTVEEVVDRILAAVGPGSCAGGGRSAGC; the protein is encoded by the coding sequence ATGTCCACGCCCTTGATCGTGACGATCGACGGGCCCGCGGGGGCGGGCAAGTCCACGGTGGCCCGGGAGGTCGCGCGGCGTCTCGGGCTGCGGTATCTCGACACGGGGGCCATGTATCGCGCCGTGGCGTGGAAGGCCCGCCGACTCGGGTTGTCCGACCCTCGGGACGTGGCCCGCATGATCGCCGGGACGCGGATCGACGTGCGGGAGGACGGCCGCGTCTTCTGCGACGGGCAGGATGTGACGCTCGAAATCCGCTCCCCCGAGATCACCGCGGCGGTGCGTCCGATCGCCGACGCCCCCGAGTGCCGGGCGGAGCTCGTGCGGATGCAGCGCGAGGCGGGCCGCGGGGGAGGGCTGGTCACGGAGGGGCGGGATCAGGGGTCGGTGGTCTTCCCGGACGCTCCGCACAAGTTCTATCTGGACGCCTCGGTGGAGGAGCGGGCGCGCCGCCGCTGGAGGGAGCTGGGCGGGGATTTCGACGAGATCCGCCGGGCGATCGAGCGCCGCGACGCCGAGGATCGCGCCCGTCCGGTGGGGGCCCTGGTGTGTCCCCCCGGCGCCCGGGTGATCGACACCTCCGCCTTGACCGTGGAAGAGGTGGTCGATAGAATACTCGCCGCGGTCGGGCCGGGCTCATGCGCTGGTGGTGGTCGTTCTGCCGGATGCTGA
- the ybeY gene encoding rRNA maturation RNase YbeY has product MIHLTNRQRRVRIPAARVRRLASRIAGRRSLSIAFVGNAEIRRLNRRFLGHDYATDVLAFPLGTDLFGEVVVSAEYAAAEARRRGIPVEEELLRYVVHGILHLLGYDDHRPADRRRMWARQERELGRFLGRSRR; this is encoded by the coding sequence ATGATTCACCTGACCAATCGCCAGCGCCGGGTCCGCATCCCCGCCGCGCGGGTGCGGCGTCTGGCCTCCCGGATCGCGGGCCGGCGCTCCCTGTCGATCGCCTTCGTGGGAAACGCCGAGATCCGCAGGCTCAACCGCCGGTTCCTGGGCCACGACTACGCCACGGACGTCCTGGCGTTTCCGCTGGGGACGGACCTTTTCGGGGAAGTGGTGGTGTCGGCCGAGTACGCGGCGGCCGAGGCCCGGCGGCGCGGCATTCCCGTGGAGGAGGAGCTTCTGCGCTACGTGGTCCACGGGATCCTGCACCTTCTGGGCTACGACGATCATCGGCCCGCGGACCGCCGGCGGATGTGGGCCCGGCAGGAGCGCGAGCTGGGGAGGTTCCTCGGCCGGAGCCGGCGTTAG